A region of Pseudomonas putida DNA encodes the following proteins:
- the paaG gene encoding 2-(1,2-epoxy-1,2-dihydrophenyl)acetyl-CoA isomerase PaaG, which translates to MTFEHILFSIEDGVALLSLNRPEQLNSFNTAMHLEVREALKQVRQSNQARVLLLTGEGRGFCAGQDLSDRNVAPGAQLPDLGESIEKFYNPLVRTLRDLPLPVVCAVNGVAAGAGANIPLACDLVLAARSASFIQAFCKIGLVPDSGGTWLLPRLVGMARAKALAMLGERLTAEQAQQWGLIHRVVDDAALRDEALTLARHLASQPTYGLALIKRSLNASFDNGFDQQLELERDLQRLAGRSEDYREGVSAFMSKRTPAFKGR; encoded by the coding sequence ATGACCTTCGAACACATCCTGTTTTCCATCGAGGACGGCGTTGCCCTCCTGTCACTGAACCGCCCGGAGCAGCTGAACAGCTTCAATACGGCCATGCACCTGGAAGTGCGCGAAGCATTGAAGCAAGTACGCCAGAGCAACCAAGCGCGGGTGTTGCTGCTGACCGGTGAAGGCCGCGGCTTCTGCGCGGGCCAGGACCTGTCCGATCGCAATGTCGCCCCAGGGGCGCAGCTGCCTGACTTGGGCGAATCCATCGAAAAGTTCTACAACCCGCTGGTGCGCACCTTGCGCGATTTGCCGCTGCCGGTGGTCTGTGCGGTCAACGGCGTGGCTGCGGGCGCCGGTGCGAACATACCGCTGGCCTGCGACCTGGTGCTGGCCGCCCGTTCGGCCAGCTTCATCCAGGCCTTCTGCAAGATCGGCCTGGTCCCGGATTCAGGCGGCACCTGGCTGCTGCCACGACTGGTCGGCATGGCGCGGGCCAAGGCGCTGGCCATGCTGGGTGAACGCCTCACGGCCGAACAGGCTCAGCAATGGGGGCTGATCCACCGCGTGGTCGACGATGCCGCGCTACGCGACGAAGCCCTCACCCTCGCCCGCCATCTTGCCAGCCAGCCAACCTATGGCCTGGCCCTGATCAAACGCAGCCTCAACGCCAGTTTCGACAACGGTTTCGACCAACAACTGGAGCTGGAGCGTGACCTGCAGCGCCTGGCCGGCCGCAGCGAGGACTACCGCGAAGGCGTGAGCGCCTTCATGAGCAAGCGCACACCTGCGTTCAAGGGGCGTTGA
- the paaF gene encoding 2,3-dehydroadipyl-CoA hydratase PaaF, with amino-acid sequence MPRYLDAQAPEHGVRLITLQRPEALNALCTELLVELATELDAAERDDQTFAVVITGNRKAFAAGADIREMAERDLVGILNDPRVACWQTIAAFSKPLIAAVNGYALGGGCELMMCADIVIAATDARFGQPEINLGIIPGAGGTQRLIRAVGKPLAMQMVLTGEAITAQHALQAGLISEITQPELTVERALQVARSVAAKAPLAVRLAKEALLKAGDIDLASGLRFERHAFTLLAGTADRDEGIRAFQEKRQARFKGR; translated from the coding sequence ATGCCTCGTTATCTCGATGCGCAGGCGCCGGAACACGGCGTACGGCTCATTACCCTGCAACGGCCAGAAGCGCTTAACGCCCTGTGCACCGAACTGCTGGTGGAGCTAGCCACCGAACTGGACGCCGCCGAGCGCGATGATCAGACCTTCGCCGTGGTGATCACCGGCAACCGCAAGGCATTCGCTGCCGGTGCCGACATTCGCGAGATGGCCGAACGCGATCTGGTCGGCATCCTCAATGACCCTCGCGTCGCCTGTTGGCAAACAATCGCAGCCTTCTCCAAGCCCCTGATCGCCGCCGTGAACGGCTACGCCCTGGGTGGCGGTTGCGAGCTGATGATGTGCGCCGACATTGTCATCGCCGCTACCGATGCCCGTTTCGGTCAGCCGGAGATCAACCTTGGCATCATCCCCGGGGCTGGCGGTACCCAGCGTCTGATCCGCGCCGTGGGCAAGCCGCTGGCGATGCAGATGGTGCTGACCGGTGAAGCCATCACTGCCCAGCACGCCTTGCAAGCCGGCCTGATCAGTGAAATCACCCAGCCGGAACTGACCGTCGAGCGCGCCTTGCAAGTGGCCCGCAGTGTCGCTGCCAAAGCGCCGCTGGCGGTACGCCTGGCCAAAGAGGCGCTGCTCAAGGCCGGTGATATCGACCTTGCCAGTGGCCTGCGTTTCGAGCGCCACGCGTTCACCCTGCTCGCCGGTACCGCTGACCGCGACGAGGGTATCCGCGCCTTTCAGGAAAAGCGCCAGGCCCGGTTCAAAGGCCGCTGA